One stretch of Paracoccus liaowanqingii DNA includes these proteins:
- the pelF gene encoding GT4 family glycosyltransferase PelF has protein sequence MTAAPTTNPAATPADVCLVVEGCYPFVAGGVSSWLDWLIRTQPDTTFAVVAIVADQRPRQMRYELPANVVAFQVLPLAPRIRKPGLRRPDLDGRRLADLMHRVLRQGDAAGFDALCDLLAEPVRRQPFGFLGPAAPPDFGDLTSSPAAWQALTDCYGRIAPEAAFSDFFWAWRNLAGSLLAIATAPVPPARTYHAISTGYAGLYAVRAARAQGRTAAITEHGIYTNERRIDLVMADWIADTIDSGLSGDDARTDVRRFWIDSFESFARIAYQGCLRVTTLYGANQSFQRALGVPEAKLRVIPNGIALQKFAAIAPQTAGRRPTVALIGRVVPIKDIEAYIAAAALVRRAIPDVRVLVIGPTDEDPDYDALCRRRVAELGLEETIAFTGKVDIMDYLPVIDVLVLTSISEAQPLVLLEAGAAGIPCVATDVGSCREIIEGAPDEQPPLGLAGRIAPPMDAEAIGTAITQLMADPALRAACGEVLRRRVQTYFTSEISAGRYADLYRELVA, from the coding sequence ATGACCGCCGCCCCCACCACCAACCCTGCCGCCACCCCCGCCGATGTCTGCCTGGTGGTCGAGGGCTGCTATCCCTTCGTCGCGGGCGGCGTGTCCTCGTGGCTGGACTGGCTGATCCGCACGCAGCCCGACACGACCTTCGCCGTGGTGGCCATCGTCGCCGACCAGCGCCCGCGCCAGATGCGCTACGAGCTGCCCGCCAATGTCGTGGCCTTCCAGGTCCTGCCGCTAGCCCCGCGCATCCGCAAGCCGGGGCTGCGCCGCCCCGATCTGGACGGGCGGCGGCTGGCCGACCTGATGCACCGGGTGCTGCGCCAGGGCGATGCGGCCGGGTTCGATGCGCTCTGCGACCTGCTGGCCGAACCCGTCAGGCGCCAGCCCTTCGGATTTCTGGGCCCCGCCGCGCCGCCCGATTTCGGTGACCTCACCTCGTCGCCCGCCGCATGGCAGGCGCTGACCGACTGCTACGGACGTATCGCGCCCGAGGCCGCGTTCAGCGACTTCTTCTGGGCGTGGCGCAACCTGGCGGGCAGCCTGCTGGCCATCGCCACCGCGCCGGTGCCGCCCGCGCGGACCTATCACGCGATCTCGACCGGATATGCGGGGCTCTATGCGGTGCGGGCGGCGCGCGCGCAGGGGCGCACCGCGGCCATCACCGAACACGGCATCTATACCAACGAGCGCCGGATCGATCTGGTCATGGCGGACTGGATCGCCGACACCATCGACAGCGGCCTGTCGGGGGACGACGCGCGCACTGATGTGCGCCGCTTCTGGATCGACAGCTTCGAATCCTTTGCCCGCATCGCCTATCAGGGCTGCCTGCGGGTCACGACGCTCTATGGCGCGAACCAGTCGTTCCAGCGGGCCCTGGGCGTCCCCGAGGCCAAGCTGCGCGTCATCCCCAACGGCATCGCGCTGCAGAAATTCGCGGCCATCGCCCCGCAGACCGCAGGCCGCCGCCCTACCGTGGCGCTGATCGGGCGCGTCGTGCCGATCAAGGACATCGAGGCCTATATTGCCGCCGCAGCCCTGGTGCGCCGCGCGATCCCCGATGTGCGGGTGCTGGTCATCGGCCCGACCGACGAGGATCCCGACTACGACGCCCTCTGCCGGCGCCGCGTGGCCGAGCTTGGGCTGGAGGAGACCATCGCCTTCACCGGCAAGGTCGACATCATGGACTATCTGCCCGTCATCGACGTGCTGGTGCTGACCAGCATCAGCGAGGCCCAGCCCCTGGTGCTGCTGGAGGCCGGGGCGGCGGGCATCCCCTGCGTGGCCACCGATGTGGGATCCTGCCGCGAGATCATCGAAGGCGCCCCGGACGAGCAGCCCCCCCTGGGGCTGGCCGGGCGCATCGCGCCGCCCATGGACGCCGAGGCGATCGGCACGGCCATCACCCAGCTGATGGCCGACCCGGCCCTGCGCGCCGCCTGCGGCGAGGTGCTGCGCCGCCGCGTGCAGACCTATTTCACCTCCGAGATCTCGGCGGGGCGCTATGCGGACCTCTATCGCGAGCTGGTCGCCTGA